ACTATCGCCCGACCATTGACAGCAGCGACAAGAAGTTCAGCAAGTGCAACAACTACAACTATTTCACCGTCGCATGGCTCCGCAAAAAGATATCAGTACTGCAAGAAGTTGTGGTCCATTTCAACCACAACACCGCGAAGAGCCAGCCCACAGCCATTCCCAGTTATGACGACCTGCAGCAGCAGACGCGTGCAATTTCTCGGAGCCCAAGCATCATTTCCGTCTGTGGATTCCAGCTGAGGGTGATGGTGTCGAAGTACGAGTTCCATTTCTCACCCGAGTTCGCCGAGTACCTCAGCGAGTTCATTTCCCTCAACACCGGCCGATAACCGCTTCCGAACTTTCAAGGACCTGACGAATGAACCGCATCACACTTTTTGCCGTCTCTGCCGCTTTCTCGCTGACTTCCTTGACCGCTTCCGGAGCTACGGTGCAGCCCCGCGAGGAAATCAGCCGCTGGGGCCAGATCAGTAGTGCCGCGTGGCCGCTCGCGCAAGCCAATGTGGAGCTTTGCGGCCAGACGACCGGACCGGCGCTGGGTTTCACGCAGGTTGGGTCAATGGAAAACCGCCCGATGATCTTCGGAGTGGGAGAAGGGTCCCCGGCCGCTGCCTCTGGTCTGAAAGACTTCGATGAGCTGGTCGCCTTCAACGGCAAGGCACTCCAGACCCGGAAACTCGAGCAGGTTACCGAGCGATTCGACGAGGTGTTCGCGGATGAGGCCGAGGTCGGCCAGCCGCTGCAGGTCACTTACCTGCGTGACGGCGCAGAGGCCACCGTGGAAGTCACCCCGGTCAACGCGTGCAAGTTCAACGTGATGTATATCCCGAAGCCGATTCCCACCACCACGCAGGGCACTGCGCTGCTGCTGGGCAACGCCATCGACAGCTATGCCAGCAGTCCGCTGGAGATCCGCACCTACGTCAGCCGCTACTTGGCTCGCGTGATCCTCGACCATCAGGGTCAGAACCAAAAGCAGGGCCGCAAGTTAGACCTGCTCTCGGGCGCGGCGGGCCTGCTGACGGGTCATCAGGCACCGGTTACGGGCAATGCGTTTGCCCGTTTCCGCAACGGCGAATCCCAGGATCTGGAGCAGGACTACCTAAGCGTCTATCTGCTGGCGCGTGCAGGCGATGACGTGAGTGGCGTGCCGCTTTTCTGGGAGGGCGTCTTCGCCAACATGACGGGAAACCGCTTCATCGGCCGGGCGCTCGGTCAGTCGCAGGCTTCGCCAGAGCGCCTGCAGGAGCTGACGGCAGCTCGCGATGAAGTGCTGGCGAAGGTGCAGGCCGGACAGGAGTTGAAGCCGGAGGGCCTCCGAGCAGGGCAGAAGGAAGGCTGAGTACCGGAAGCCCTCGAAGAGTTCAGACGGGCGGCCTGTTCATACGGGCCGCCCGTTGCGTTTCAGGGGTAGGGCGGCGAGGCCCCGGCGGCGCCCCGACGCAGGTTCACGACACTCCATAGGTGTAGTGAGCGGACATGGCAGGCTGGTTTGATCAAACAAGAGCCAACCATGCGCAGCGACACCGGTGCGGTTCCCTCCCATCCGACGCCTAACCAGGCCCTCGCACAGGCAGCGAACGCACTATGGGCGCCGCATGCTGACCGGGCCTACATGGATTGCAAGCCCATCTGAGCAACATTTTGGCCGCCCAAGAGGTATGCCGCCGGCCGCCCGGCACCTTCTCAGGCGATTCGCTGCACAGGAGCGCCAGCTGCGAGGTAGCGATGGGTACACGCGCTAAAGAGTGTAAAAGCGGTTTTCAGGAGGGCGGTTAAAGTTAAATTAACGTATGAGGCTACTCTAAAGTGTAAAGTACACGCTAGGGCGGCTTTAACACCCTAAAGCGTGGCCTATGGTTAATTTAACGTGTCGACATAACGAGCGAGGTAATCCCTAATGGATCAACATTTTCCCCGTCCTGAGTTCGCAGCTGAGCTGACTCAGCAGCTTTTAGGGCAGAGCATGTTTGCTACTGACACCCTGTTCCTGGGAGCACCGCGGCGCACTGGCAAAAGTACGTTCCTGCAAGAAGACCTCACCCCAGCGCTGGAGCAAAAAGGCGCGCTGGTGCTGTACGTCGACCTGTGGAAGAAACAGGATGCCGATCCGGTAGATCTGATTTCCTTCACGATTGCCAACGCCTTGGCACAGCAGC
Above is a genomic segment from Xanthomonas vesicatoria ATCC 35937 containing:
- a CDS encoding PDZ domain-containing protein, whose protein sequence is MNRITLFAVSAAFSLTSLTASGATVQPREEISRWGQISSAAWPLAQANVELCGQTTGPALGFTQVGSMENRPMIFGVGEGSPAAASGLKDFDELVAFNGKALQTRKLEQVTERFDEVFADEAEVGQPLQVTYLRDGAEATVEVTPVNACKFNVMYIPKPIPTTTQGTALLLGNAIDSYASSPLEIRTYVSRYLARVILDHQGQNQKQGRKLDLLSGAAGLLTGHQAPVTGNAFARFRNGESQDLEQDYLSVYLLARAGDDVSGVPLFWEGVFANMTGNRFIGRALGQSQASPERLQELTAARDEVLAKVQAGQELKPEGLRAGQKEG